In Desulfofustis limnaeus, the genomic stretch GTCGAAGCGAATGATGTTGAAGCCGACCACCAGGTCGGCGCCGGCGAGATGGTCGATCAGCTGATTGATCTCGTCCTCCAGATAGGCGGCGAACCCATCGAGCTGGGAATCATACACGACGCCGACCGACATCCCCATCTTTTCGACAGCCCCCCAGCCCCCCACGTCATCAGCACCGCGTTTGGTCTCCAGATCGAAGACCACCCAATGATCAGGTAAGGCCGCTCTGCCGCTGACGGCAGGCGGTGCAGTCGGTCGGCCCGGGGATGGCGCACCGATGCCAACGACCTTCTCATCTGCCGAGTCGGTACTTCTCGACGATGCCAGGGCGCCGGTAACAACGGCTTGGAGCAACCGCTGTGCCGCCCGTTTGTCGATCGGCCGATTCCCCGAGCCGCACCGGGGCGAGTGCACACAACTCGGGCAACCGGATTCGCAGGGACAGGAGTCGATGGTGGCGGTGGTCTGCACCAGTAGCTCCTCGATCAGTTCGAAGGCCTGGGCGGCCAGCCCTGCTCCGCCTTGATAGCCGTCGTAGATGAAGATCGAGGGCCCACCGGTCTGCTCATGATACGGGCAGGAGATACCGCCGATATCGTTACGGTCGCAGAGGATCAGCAGGGGAAACATGGCGATCATGGCGTGCTCGACGGCATGGATCGCCCCCATGAAGTGCAGCTGTTCGTCCTCCAGCAGCCGGCGGCTCGCTTCCGGCAGGTTGAGCCAGATCCCCTCGGTCTCAATCACCTGCTCCGGCAGATCCAAGGCCATGGTGGCGATCGGCTTGTTGGTGAATTGGTTGATCTTCTGGTAACCGGTGATGGTCTCCGTCACCTTGAGAGAGCCGAGACAGATGGTCAACCCGAAGAGGTCTTTGTGCGCGGACCGGGCGATGATCTCGGTCTGTTTGTGTGCCATGGAGCGGGTGTAGTAGGTGGGCTTGCAATCGTCGACCAGGACCTCCTGGGCCGCCAGGTTGAGGTCGATGATCTCCAAGGTCTTGGACAGATGAAGATAGATGGCGCCGGTATGCGCTTCCCGCAGGGCTCTGGAAGCATCGATTTCGCCGATGATCTCCCCGGTTCGGCGGTGGATGATGGAGAGTTTCACGCCACCGCCGCGTAGGTCGAACAGCCGTTGCGGGTATTTCCGGCTTGGGTGATAGCTGGAGCCGGCCTCATCCTGCAACAGGACGCCGCGCTCCACCAGGGCCTGGATTTCGCCACGCACGCCGGGAGTTCCGGCCAGGAGCGGTTCGTCAACCTGCAGCGGCAATTCGGCGGCGGCGCAGTGCAGGTGTTGCCGTGAAATCCTGGAGTTGCCCGGATCCAGCGCCGCCTGTTCCGGCGGGCGGTTGAAGAAATCGTCCGGATGGCGCATGAAGTATTGATCCAGCGCGTCCTCGCCGCCGATCAGGATGACCGCAGAACTGCGGCCGGCCCGGCCGACACGGCCGCTTCGCTGCCAGGTGGCCATGACCGATCCGGGGTAGCCCACCAGGATACACAGGTCGAGATCACCGATGTCGATCCCCAGTTCCAACGCCGAGGTGGAGATGACTCCCAGCAAGGTGCCGTTGGCCAGGTCGCGCTCAATCTCCCGGCGATCCTCGGGGAGAAAGCCGGCCCGATAGGAGCTCAGCTTGTCAGCCAGGGGGCCGAGGCGCGGCTTGGTCCACAGAGTGATGAGTTCGGTCATCTTTCTCGATTTGCTGTAGACGATCGTGCGCAACCCTCTTTTGAGTGCTGTTTCAAGAAGTTTTGTGGCAACATGGGCGCCGCTGTCCCACGGATTGAGGAAGAGCATGTGTTTTGTCTCCGCCGGCGCACCGGAGCGCTCAATAACCAGCGGTGTCCGGCCGGTCAGCTTTTCGGCCAGTTGGCCGGGATTGCCGATCGTGGCGGAGAGCATGATGAATTGCGGGGTACTGCCGTAGTGGGCGGCGATCCGCTGCAGGCGTCTTAACACCCAGGCCATATGGGAGCCGAATAGCCCCCGATAGACGTGGATTTCGTCGATGATGACGAAACGCAAGCGTTTGAAGAAACTGCTCCAGCTGTCGTGGTAGGGCAAAAGCGACAGGTGCAGCATGTCCGGATTGGTGATCAGAACCGGTGGCGGTTGTCGGCGCAACCTGCCGCGCTGCGCTGAAGAGGTGTCGCCGTCATAGATCGCGGCATACGGTGTTGTCCCCTCGGGTTCATCAGACATGGCGGCTTGGAGGGCGGCCAGGCCGTTTCTTTGATCCTGGGCGAGCGCCTTGAGCGGGAAAAGGTAGAGCGCGTGGTTGCCACTTTCAACCGTGCAGCTGTGCAGTACCGGAAGATGGTAGATGAGGCTCTTTCCCGAGGCGGTCGGGGTGGCGACGATAATGTCCCGGCCTTCCCCGAGGGCGTCGAAGGCGGCTGCCTGGTGGGTATAAAAGGCATCGATACCGATCGCCCGCAGGCGGCTGTTGAAGTGCTCCGGGAACGGTCTTGCGGGCACGGCCGTGGCTCGCGGGACCGCCGGTAGAACCCGATGGCAGACCAGTTGCGGCCCATAGGTGGGCGAATTGACCAGGCTCTCTACGTAGGCGCCGATCCCGTCTGGTTGGTGATCGCTCATGGCCTGCCCGGCAGGAAGAGGATGTCGAGGAAATGACCTTCACCGACGCGGGAGTGGGCCTCGCAGGTGCACGTCCCACGCCCGGCAGCGAGCAGCGGGGCTGCACCCGGCGACAATTCAGCTTGCCGAAACACCAGAGACGCGATACGTTTGCTCATTTTGAACATACTTGCCAGCTCCTGCCCATGCAGAGATAAGGAACGAGAGCCATGACCGTTATCGCCACCCTTGGCCCGAAAGGCTCCGACGGATATCAGGCCGCCGCCCAGTATAATCGACATGCCGAACTGGCGCTGTTCAACTCCATCGCCGATGTGATGGATGGGTTTCGCAGTGGCCAGGCCGATCTCGCCATGATTCCCGTCTATAATACCCGAGAAGGCGAAGTACGGGAGTATTTTCGTATTCTGGAGAGCCTCGACCAGGGATATTGGCTCGATAACGTGGTCCTGCCGATCAACCTCTCGCTCGGCGCGTTGAGCACCGATCAGCGACTGGACCGGGTCCGGGTCATCATCGGCAGAAGCACCGTATTTCGACAGTGCGAGGAGTATATCGCCGCCAATATGCCGCAAGCGACACTGGTCTCGGTTCGGGATCTCGAACAGGCGTTGGCGGAACTGTTGCAGGACCGACCGGACGACCACGTAGTCATCGATACCGAACAGATCATCAACCGCTTCGGACTGAATCTATTGGATCGTGAACTGGCCCCGTACAACCGGACCAGGTTTGCCGTCATCGGCTCGCAACCGGGGAGGCAGACCGGCTATGATGCCACATCCATCATCACTCGTCCCTTGGCAGACCGGGTCGGGTTGCTGGTGGACATCCTCAACGAGTTTACCAAACGGGGCATCAATATTCTCGATTTGCGTTCGGAAAACGATATCAAGACCCAGAAGCTGCAGATCTATCTGGAAGTGGAAGGGCACCGACTCAACCCCCTGCTCAAAGAGGCGCTGGACCAGGTTGAACATCAGGTGATTCAGGTAGCGCAGAGCCTCAAGATTCTTGGATCGTTTCCTCGCGTGGACATGCGGATCAAACGGATCAGGTCGTTCGGCTTTATCGGCTCGGGGGCGATGACCGTCTGGTTTGCCGATAAACTGCAAGGCGAAGGCTATGCCACCGTGATTTGTGGACGAAGCAGTACGCTTCGCCCCGAGGAAATGATCGCCCAGGTGGACGTGGTGGTCATCTGCGTCCCCATCTCCGTTACCACGAACCTGGTTCAACGGTACGGACCATTGCTGCGAGACGGGCAGGCGCTCATCCTGCTCGCCGGTGAATCGGAAACGCCTTTGCGATCAGCGCTTGAAGCGACGGCAGAAGGGGTGGAGGTGATGCTGGTGCACAACCTCTGGGGACCGCAAGCGCTCACCATGAAGGACAAGAACGTGGTTGTCGTACGGACCCGCAAGAGTGGCAGTCTATGCAGCGAGTTCGAGTCGTTTATGTACAAGTACGGGGCGGAAATCCACCTGGATACGCCGGAGAAGCATGATCTGATGATGGGGGTAAGCCAGAAACTGCCGACCGCCATCTCCGTGGCCCTGGCCATGACGCTGGCTGAGCATGGGATCGATTATGGCGACATCGACTCTCACTCCACCCTCACCTCTCTCTACGGTGTGTTGGCCTTGGCCCGGGTACACAGCCAGCACCCACGCACCTATGCGGAAATCATGGCGACCAGCGGGGAAGGCAAAAAAATCGTTGCCGGTTTTCTTGACCATCTGCAGCGGATCAGCGCCCTGGCTGAACAACGGCAGATCGACCAGCTCGCTGAAATTATAACGGAAAACATCAGAGCCATACCCTCTCACTTCCTCAAGAGCAAGATGCGCCAGGCCCAAGCGGTCGATGCCGTGCTCAGTGACATCGGGTTCAAAGGTGATTAAGGTAAGCGCTGTCGTGTTTTTCGCGTCAAGCCCGCGCAATGCGTGGTGAGCGTGCCACGAGGCGTTGCGCCGATTAGTTCATTTCTGCAAAAAGGAGTACCATGATCAAGGATTATCGTCGTTATTTTGAGAACATTCCGGTCTGTCCCCATTGCCGGACCGAGTTGAGTTGTTGTGAGGCCCCGCCGTTTCATATCGGCGATGGCCT encodes the following:
- a CDS encoding DEAD/DEAH box helicase yields the protein MSDHQPDGIGAYVESLVNSPTYGPQLVCHRVLPAVPRATAVPARPFPEHFNSRLRAIGIDAFYTHQAAAFDALGEGRDIIVATPTASGKSLIYHLPVLHSCTVESGNHALYLFPLKALAQDQRNGLAALQAAMSDEPEGTTPYAAIYDGDTSSAQRGRLRRQPPPVLITNPDMLHLSLLPYHDSWSSFFKRLRFVIIDEIHVYRGLFGSHMAWVLRRLQRIAAHYGSTPQFIMLSATIGNPGQLAEKLTGRTPLVIERSGAPAETKHMLFLNPWDSGAHVATKLLETALKRGLRTIVYSKSRKMTELITLWTKPRLGPLADKLSSYRAGFLPEDRREIERDLANGTLLGVISTSALELGIDIGDLDLCILVGYPGSVMATWQRSGRVGRAGRSSAVILIGGEDALDQYFMRHPDDFFNRPPEQAALDPGNSRISRQHLHCAAAELPLQVDEPLLAGTPGVRGEIQALVERGVLLQDEAGSSYHPSRKYPQRLFDLRGGGVKLSIIHRRTGEIIGEIDASRALREAHTGAIYLHLSKTLEIIDLNLAAQEVLVDDCKPTYYTRSMAHKQTEIIARSAHKDLFGLTICLGSLKVTETITGYQKINQFTNKPIATMALDLPEQVIETEGIWLNLPEASRRLLEDEQLHFMGAIHAVEHAMIAMFPLLILCDRNDIGGISCPYHEQTGGPSIFIYDGYQGGAGLAAQAFELIEELLVQTTATIDSCPCESGCPSCVHSPRCGSGNRPIDKRAAQRLLQAVVTGALASSRSTDSADEKVVGIGAPSPGRPTAPPAVSGRAALPDHWVVFDLETKRGADDVGGWGAVEKMGMSVGVVYDSQLDGFAAYLEDEINQLIDHLAGADLVVGFNIIRFDYRVLAGATGRHLFARPSFDLLKEIEERLGYRLSLNRLAEQTLGQPKSADGLQALRWYREGRIQQIVEYCRRDVQLTRDLFLFALDQGYLLFTNKAGATVRVPLSCDTVLARLLSR
- a CDS encoding prephenate dehydratase domain-containing protein, whose amino-acid sequence is MTVIATLGPKGSDGYQAAAQYNRHAELALFNSIADVMDGFRSGQADLAMIPVYNTREGEVREYFRILESLDQGYWLDNVVLPINLSLGALSTDQRLDRVRVIIGRSTVFRQCEEYIAANMPQATLVSVRDLEQALAELLQDRPDDHVVIDTEQIINRFGLNLLDRELAPYNRTRFAVIGSQPGRQTGYDATSIITRPLADRVGLLVDILNEFTKRGINILDLRSENDIKTQKLQIYLEVEGHRLNPLLKEALDQVEHQVIQVAQSLKILGSFPRVDMRIKRIRSFGFIGSGAMTVWFADKLQGEGYATVICGRSSTLRPEEMIAQVDVVVICVPISVTTNLVQRYGPLLRDGQALILLAGESETPLRSALEATAEGVEVMLVHNLWGPQALTMKDKNVVVVRTRKSGSLCSEFESFMYKYGAEIHLDTPEKHDLMMGVSQKLPTAISVALAMTLAEHGIDYGDIDSHSTLTSLYGVLALARVHSQHPRTYAEIMATSGEGKKIVAGFLDHLQRISALAEQRQIDQLAEIITENIRAIPSHFLKSKMRQAQAVDAVLSDIGFKGD